The Zea mays cultivar B73 chromosome 7, Zm-B73-REFERENCE-NAM-5.0, whole genome shotgun sequence DNA segment GACATGAAGTATATCAAATTCAGTACCACACCACATGGTTTAAGTCTTACAGAAGTAGCCAATTAGTAAAGTCAATTGCACAAATTTAAGCCTATTTGTGTTCGTTGAAAAGAAAATTGTACACAAACGGGATGAAACTCCACAGAATGGGTGACTAATGTAACAAAAAGGGATAAGACCAATTAAATTAAAGCTTGCTCTTGTTCGTGGTGTGCGTTACCCTTTACTATATGTAAGTACATGTTAAACATAATGTAAAAAGGTAGCCATAAAACACAACCGAAACAGCTAGTTTAACACAACCAAACAACTGAGCCCCACTCTAAGATGAATGTGGGCAGCAGCACCTCAAATTAAAATAGGCTAAGCACATTCCCCGTCTGCATCCAGCTCCTCAGTGGCGCGCTACACACTGATCATTACGAGCAACACACTGATCATTACCCAGGAGCAAAACCTTTCCACCAATTGTGGCACCAAGCGAGCAGTGCAGCGGCAGCTCCAACAACCAGTTCCCAACCCCAGTGGCACGCTACAACTCCACCGTTTCCTTAGCTCTATCTGTCTATCATCACACCAGCTTCTAGAAACTACGGCCAAACACTGTGCGTCCTCCAGGCTCCAGCCAACGGAAGCCAGGAAAGGAGGGAGGCGGGCGTGGGGCCGAGAGAGTTCCTCACTTGATGAAGGAGGATGCAGGGGCGGCGGGGTCTGCCCCGTCGGCGACGATGCCCTCGCTGCCGCCGGAGAGGAGGAAGGCGTTGCCCACCTCGCGGAAGGGCTCCCGGTCGAGAAGGAGCGGGCCGGCGGGGTCTGCCCCGTCGGCGACGATGCCCTCGCTGCCGCCGGAGAGGAGGAAGGCGTTGCCCACCTCGCGGAAGGGCTCCCGGTCGAGAAGGAGCGGGCCGGCGGGGTCTGCCCCGTCGGCGACGATGCCCTCGCTGCCGCCGGAGAGGAGGAAGGCGTTGCCCACCTCGCGGAAGGGCTCCCGGTCGAGAAGGAGCGGGCCGGCGACGCCCACGAGAAGCTGCACGAACCCCATTGGCAGCTCGCAGCACTGGCCGAGGATGGACGCGTAGTCGAACCCATCGAGCGGGAGCCCGTCCATCTCCCTCCCGGTGATCCTGCGCAGTTCCTCCCGCCTGAGCCCGGCGGCAATCTCCCAGCCTGATCCCGGGGGACGAACGTGGGCGTGGGCGGGCGGACGAAcgtgggcgtgggcgtgggcgaACGGACGGTGTAGATTTACGGAAGCGATTGGACGGTGTAGATTCACCgaaggcagaaccaggggaggcagcctaccccttgcagccttaataggtagtatagatttCAAACTAAATATAAATTCATTAATTAATCTATGAATGGAAATCACATGTATGTCTATATTTGTTACCATTCATTCGAACGTTGACATAAAAAGGGACAGAAAACTACTCTATATTTTAGGACAGAGGGATATTATAGTTTGAGAGTATTTTAACTTGATTTTTAGATTTAAGAGTTATTATTGTTTTTAACTTAATGTTTAAATATAAGATTTATCGTGTAATTTAGTGTATGCATACCAAATAatgttcaaattttaaaattatcACTGAATTACCAAATGGTTTGACCGAAATAATTTGACAAAATGTACATATAAATATTTTAACTGAGATACCATATAGTTAAATGCTGGATACGCCAGGAGCATACATTTTTTTAGTTTCTACGATTATAGAATCAGATCGCTTGTAAAGACTTAAAGACCATAAAAACGTAAGGCCGTACAATAAAATCTCAGATTATATGTACTACTGTAGGTCCGTGGTCCTGTTCTTATTCCCGGAACTAATGATTCGGAAAGAACGATATGGCTAGGCACGCACGGCACGGAGGCACCTAGAGATTAAGGTCGCTTTATAGCAACGTGACAGCGGAACCAACTGCCGAGCCCCGCCCCGCCCCCGCAACGCACATTCGATTCCACGCTGAAGAAGGATCCGCACACATGGGCAGCGAAAAAAAAGGGTAGGGTAGGGCGCGCGTGCACCGAACGGGGGGCCAcggacagcagcagcagcagcagcagcagcagcagtgaaCGGGTAACGGGTATAGTACAGCGCGACAGTCTTTTCCCGGCAGCAGCGTTGCGCTTGCTTGCTTCAGAGGGCGGCTATGCTCCTCCGACTCGGAAAAAAAAAAGGTACGTGGAAGGCTGAAGCGGACGGAATGCTGCGTCAAAAGTCTGGATGAATGTGAAGCTGGAAAGAAGCCCCCACACAGCGCAGGCGACGGAGCTTTGTGTCCGGTCCTCGTGCACGCGAGATCATGAACACGTTTGGCACATCTCTGTTGGTTTTGAACTCGACTGTATGGCCGGATGACAAAAGGAAGAATTTTATCAGCATTCTTTGGCTGGTTTCGGTCAAAAATTCTCCAGATCTTCGCCGCTCTGCAACCGACCACCAAAGTCTTCGTCCGCGCAGAACATGCTGCAGTACTGAATTATGCAGTCGATTTGGACTCTTGGAGGAAACTTCTCCGCGATTGCCGTCGTGCCACTGGGCTGGGCATGACAATTTCCCTCATGGATTCGGATATTAATCGAATATCTGATTTGACGGAGTTAGATATGTACATATTTTTTTAACCGTGCGCTAAGTTTGTATCCGATCCAAAGTTGACTGGACAAGGATTAGTATATTATCTCCCACATGCGGGTTATTCGTTGGATAATCGATATATATTTTTTTTAGCCTAGCCCATAATACACTGTAAAGGGTAAACCTTAACTCCATGAACCCCATGTCTAACACTCTTAATTCCCCACTGTTGGTCACTCCTTCTAGACTTGTTGGTTCCTGCATTGTGCCACGTGGTCCTATCCAAGTTcataataatattttttattaAGTTTTTAATTGTGTATGATGATGAATTGAAGAGAAATTTGATTAATTATGCAATTGAATCGTTAAAAAATAATCGAGTATGTTATATCCGATGGATATTGGAAACCCATCCGAAATCCGATCGACATAAACATGGATACAAATTTCTACCCGTAAGTATAATAACAAACAGATATTGGTTTTGGGATCCGATTTTGCAATATTCAATCGTAATCCAATCCATTACTATCCTAGTGCCACAGCCCCTCGTCAAGTCGCCACGGCACTCCGTCGATTTGACGCGGCCAGGGCTCAGGCAGACGCGGAGGAGCTGTGCGTGACCGGCCATGGCCCCACAGTCGCTGTGCCGTGTGCATTCGGTGGTTGTAGTGGAAGCCGTGGAAGAGGCGACGAATCTGCGAACAGGAAAAGGAAATTCGCGACGATCTCTCACTCTCTCAGTCCAGACTCCAGAGGCGCCATGCTCTACAGCTTTGCAGGCTCTATGTAGCTATATGCACCGCACGACAGCACGAGGCTTTCGCAGGTTCACATCCACCGCTGTTATAGCCACGGCACGAGCTCGCCGCGGCGTGCCACGTCACGTGCGCCCCCCCGCGTCCCGACACGGCATGCGAGTTATCCCCACTATGAAGTTCACTGACACGCACGGACACTGTAGCATACTAACTCACTCACTCTCACGGTCCTCCGCCCACCGAGGACGACGACGAAACATGACGAGAAAGCCACCCTGCCTCACCTCATTCTACACTTGTACCTCGCAGCAACCCGTATCACCCACTGACATGCTGACCCCAATCTCAGCGGTCCCACACGGCAGCGATATGTTAACTGAGCAGGCTAGAGCAGCGCGGGGTAGATGGGAAGCTGCCGATGGCCGTAAGATTTCCTGTGGGGGGTCCGGCGTGGCCCACGCCGGCGGTTTCTTGTGCACTAGTAGTAGTACTGCCGCTCGTGTCAGGAGCGGCCACTTCATTCACTGCTCTGCTTCGCCACGCGACGAACGGACACGGCGTGTCATTGACGGCTCAGCATTGATGACCGACCCGATTGAACACGCCGAAATGGCGGCTCGCTCGCTCTTGGCTTCACCGCCCACGGGGCCCCGTCTAAAGTCCTGAACCAGAACAATCTGCAGGAATCAACCCCCGTACATTTATTCCCTGACTTAACTGGCCGTGCTTGTTCCCTGGAACACGGGGCCCAGATGGGCCAGATGTCAGTGTGCTGGTCCTTCTAAAGAGCTGCATCGGCTCTCTTCATCCTCTTGGAGCGTAGGTAGAGGCGTAGAGCGCCGCACACTCATTTGCCACTTCGGTTCGGCGACGGTGGAGGCTGCCAACATCCTCGGCGTCCTCCTTCCGGAGGCCAcgccagaaaaagaaaaagaaacggAAGCAACGGCATAATTGTTTTTTCAGAAAAAAAGTTCCGGAGGAGAATTCAGGGTCCCTTCTTCTTTTAGAGTAGTATTTTGTTTTCTACCAGAGCTGTTCGATGACGAGAGGAACGGAAGTTGTTGTGAGAGCGCTGCTCGTTGCGGCGGCGGTAGCTGGGCTGTTGCTGTCGGCGGCGGCGGAGGACGGCGTTGTTATCCAGCGGAGGTCGCTTCACCAGCCGTTTTTCCCCGTCGATCCCACGCCGCCGCCGGGGTTCGACGACTCGatcgtgccgccgccgccgccgccggcggcggcggctggggccGCGGCGGCGTCGGCCGCGTCGAAGGGCGGCGGGCGGTCCGTCACCAACGCCGTCGCGATCGCGCTCGCCACGGGCCTCGTCGTGCTCGCGGTGGCGTTCTACTCGTGCTTCCTCCTGTGGCGCCGACGCTCCGACGGAGGAGGCGGGGGCGTGGGCGGCGACGGCCTCCGCGCCGTCAAGTCGTCGCGGCCAGGCGCCGTCGCCGTGAGGGTCGCCAGCGACGTGGGGAGCAGCGCGCGGCACCAgcggtcgccgccgccgagctcgACGGCGTCCGACGCGATATACCTCGACCCGCTCACGACGATGGTGGAGGTGAGCCGGCACCGGCCGCAGAGCCCGGACCTCCGCCCGCTCGCGCTCGTCAAGCAGCCGAGCCCCGACCTCCGCCCGCTGCCGCCGCTGAAGCGGCCGGCGCCACAGCCGCCCCCTCCGCCGGCGTCCACGCCGCCGATGACCACCACCACGggggactcctccgacgaggaggaCCAGGCCACGTACTACACCGCGCCCAAGACCGCCAAGTCCTCGTTCAGCCGCAGCACGAGCCAGCGCAGCACCGTGGAGCCGACAGTGGCTCAACCAcccgcgcctgctcccgcgtCCACGCCCACGCCGCTGCCGCCGCAAGCTAACGCCCCCCGACCTGGTCGTCCGCCgccgcccccgccgccgccgAGGCAAAGGCTGCTGCGGCCGATGCCCGAGGAGTCCCCACCCCCGGCCGTCCTCGCCAGTTTGGCGCTAACCAATCCCCCTGAACCCTCTGGTCAGGACAGGGGAGGTGAGAACCCGGATGGCCACGGCGGGAGAGCGCGGCCGCCGAAGCCACCGAGCCTGAAACCGCTGCACTGGGACAAGCTCCGCGCCATCTCCGGCCGCACCACCGTCTGGGACCAGGTCAACAATTCCGACTCGTTCCGGTGCGACCCTCTCGCCTCTCCCATCCATATGTTTCCACAACACTCCATCGTTCTGCACTGAGCAGGAAACTGCGTGGTTATTGGTGCAGCGTCGACGAGGCGGCAATTGAGAGCTTGTTCCTGAACAACTCCGGCGGCGTGGGTAATTCGGATCAGGCGGCGAGGAGGGGAGGCGCCGGGAAGCAGGAGAGCCGGCTGCTCGACCCGAAGCGGCTGCAGAATGTCGCGATCATGCTCAAGGTGCTGAATGTGACATCGAGTGACGTGATTGGAGCACTCATGCACGGTGAGTTTGTGCTCTCAGTTCTTTACAAGTCTGGTCCCCAGCGAAGCTTGGAATTTTCTAGGCGTTCTTGTGCAATCCCAATGTCCACATGTCCTCACAGTACAATCTGGTTACTgctaaacaaagtacacacagCAACTTGACAAGTGAATTGGGTCCTGCCGTTTGGTGCCTAAAAAAATCTCAAGAATATTTTCTTcaattttttaaaataaaaatctAAGTGCTTGTCACCACTCCCGCAAATACGTGATCTGACGTCTCTTTTTTAATGTCTGGATATCAAAAAAGGACACTGTCTAATTGTTTGGGGGATTTTTTGTGGGGATCTATACTTAAATTCGTAACTTTCAGGGTTAATGATttgctccccccccccccccccccccccaccccaaAGCACATGTTACTTACACAACTATCAGCTGTGCAAAACTACCGTATTGCTTACAAAAAAAACCCTACCATACCATCGAATATCTCCTACTTCCCGACAAGGCACCTTTTCTTTTGTTTAGATGTATGGTGATAGTGAAGGCCCCTATACTTGTCCTGCTTTTTGACCACCAATTGTCACACTCAAGATTTCTTTGGTGAGGGGTTACTTTCATGATCCCATAGACTAAATGCAATGCGTTCCAGCGAGGATCATGTTTACACTATTACTCCTCTATTACATTTCTGAAAGGCACCATATGTTTCAAATAAGCTTCTGTTACTGATAGTCCAGCTTCAATTACTGCATCCAAATAAAACTTTAGTCTTATCTGCTCATGTAGTTTTGTTGTTAAATTTTGATTAGCTGGTGTAAATATTTTTGTGAACCATCAGTGATTAGCATCATGAGTCACGTCGTGTAGGTCATAGTTTGATCAGGACGTAGATTAGGACGTGCGTTGGAGAAGCAAACTGCATCTGTCACAAAGATGCAGGTTCTTTACCTTTACGGCTTTACAACTTCTTTGTCTTGTGATTATGTTGTATTACAGATATGCAATTTTAAAACTGGTGACAGATGTAGTTACAAGTGTTAAATTGGACAAGTGATATGTTGAACCCTCAGTTGCTTTAGACTTCAGAATTTATCATTTTTTAATAGAATGGAAAACTTTACTGTCATTCGCTTTTCCTAAAACATGCATATTCATGTCTAGGCCATCATCTGCTCATCAACTTCTCTCTTGCAAGTGATCTAAAGAGGACTTGAACCTGGGTGTGGGGGGTTTACTTTACACCCATACCTCCAACCAGCTCAGGTCCTTATAAAAGTTGTTGCAGTAGGTTCACTGATTCCATGATTATTTGATGTGCTTCTTATAATAAAAGTAGTACATTGGTCTTATTAGTTGAATGTGTCATGAGTTAATCAATTTTTTCCCTAGAGAGTCGTCTGACTTTCAATGCTAAGAATTCCTTAAATgttactccctccattccaaattgTAAGATGTTTTGAATTTTCTAGATACATAGCTTTTGCTATGCACTTAGGTTATACACTATGTCTAGGCACATAATGAAAATCTAGAAAAGTCAAAacgtcttataatttggaatggagtGGGTATTTGTTAGCTACAGAGATCAGAAGGAGGTTGAGAATGGTTGAACCACTATTGTTTTGCTAACAGTTCTCAGCATAAATAGCAGTTGACAGTCTAGCTATCAAAATGCGGAAACTCTGCCATATATCTAAATATGATCCAGATAATGCTTCTCAATTTCTTCTCAACAAAAAATATCTTTGTTTTGCATACATAATTTGATGTTTCATGCGGTAATTGAAGTTTAAACTATTGCCTTTGTACTTATTAATTTAAATATAGGAGCTTCTCAATTTATTCTCAACCAAAATTAATTGGTTAGTACAGAGGAGTTGTTAATcacaaaagaaaaaattgaaaTGTGGTCGGGTGGCCACTTCATCCATGATTATTATGCTTTATTTTCTAGTTTATCTTATTTTCTTTGTAGGGTATGCGTTTGATAGATTCTTTAGCAATTATTTCACCATGGACAGTATACCTTCAGACCTAATTGGCCCCATACTGGTTCCTGAAATGATTTGTGACATTTGTCCCAAATTGCTTCTTATTGTTACACTTAGGTGCAGTCCTTACCTGGCATACACGAACCAGAATCATTAGCACAACGaaccttttttaaaaaaatttcACAATGAACCTTTTGATGATGAACATTTAAGTTGTGCTGTCATGACCTTCCGAGTTCATTTTGTTAGGGACTTCCTTTTGTAGAAATAAGATTTTGCTGTACATGGCGTCGTAGTGGGCCTATGAATCAGTTTTTTCTTATGCAGTCACATGGAAACATTGATTAGCTATGTCTGTTGGATCTAACAAGCTTCAATTCATGCCCCTCGTTTATTGTTCACAACCAACATATCTCATCTATACAGTCAGTTCAATTTGATTGCAAGAATACCATTTACAGTGCTGACTTTTTTTTATAACACAGTACTGAGTTAAATCCTTATGTACAGTTGACAAGATACA contains these protein-coding regions:
- the LOC103633374 gene encoding uncharacterized protein; translated protein: MDGLPLDGFDYASILGQCCELPMGFVQLLVGVAGPLLLDREPFREVGNAFLLSGGSEGIVADGADPAGPLLLDREPFREVGNAFLLSGGSEGIVADGADPAGPLLLDREPFREVGNAFLLSGGSEGIVADGADPAAPASSFIKFVNITFWRTPEAAKSHAKMAHSLENPRSCV
- the LOC103633375 gene encoding formin-like protein 13, translated to MTRGTEVVVRALLVAAAVAGLLLSAAAEDGVVIQRRSLHQPFFPVDPTPPPGFDDSIVPPPPPPAAAAGAAAASAASKGGGRSVTNAVAIALATGLVVLAVAFYSCFLLWRRRSDGGGGGVGGDGLRAVKSSRPGAVAVRVASDVGSSARHQRSPPPSSTASDAIYLDPLTTMVEVSRHRPQSPDLRPLALVKQPSPDLRPLPPLKRPAPQPPPPPASTPPMTTTTGDSSDEEDQATYYTAPKTAKSSFSRSTSQRSTVEPTVAQPPAPAPASTPTPLPPQANAPRPGRPPPPPPPPRQRLLRPMPEESPPPAVLASLALTNPPEPSGQDRGGENPDGHGGRARPPKPPSLKPLHWDKLRAISGRTTVWDQVNNSDSFRVDEAAIESLFLNNSGGVGNSDQAARRGGAGKQESRLLDPKRLQNVAIMLKVLNVTSSDVIGALMHGNGDLGSEFYETLAKMAPTKEEELKLKGYNGDISKLDPAERFLKDVLDVPFAFKRVDAMLYRANFGAEVNYLKKSFGTLEAACTDLRSSKLFLKLLDAVLKTGNRMNDGTNRGEARAFKLDTLLKLADIKSTDGKTTVLHFVVQEIIRSEGLGSDQAAAAAANPGSTSKEQFKKDGLQVLAGLSSELSNVKSAAALEMDTLVGSVSRLETDLEKVTLVSRLRQTCPGDDQVSSEKFFEANDAFLGRAHAEIEAVKAAGERALQRVKETTEYFHGDAVKEEPHPLRIFMVVRDFLATLDRVCRAVGRTPERVMMGSGKSFRVSAGTTSLPQRRNDQRRELSSSDEDSSSS